The DNA region AAATTCAGTTCAATATCATATAGTTTTATTATATAAGGGTTACTATACCGTATTAATACTTTTTAACATGCTAATTAATTTTTTATTTAAATGTTTGGGGGAAGGTTTTTTATTTGTTGTCCATTCATAAATGTCTTTGTCATCGCAATCCAAAATTAATGCAAAGTCTAGTAGTTCTTTATCGCTAAGAAATTCAAGATGCTTACTTAAAAATTGGCTTAACAAAAGATCACTTTCTTTACATC from Orientia tsutsugamushi str. Boryong includes:
- a CDS encoding succinate dehydrogenase assembly factor 2, which translates into the protein MIYRATYRGCKESDLLLSQFLSKHLEFLSDKELLDFALILDCDDKDIYEWTTNKKPSPKHLNKKLISMLKSINTV